In Erigeron canadensis isolate Cc75 chromosome 6, C_canadensis_v1, whole genome shotgun sequence, the following are encoded in one genomic region:
- the LOC122603825 gene encoding uncharacterized protein LOC122603825 yields MAGSVDDLGAAPPDSWEVADLDATMSRLMLNSKRDNNNDKNSGLTTTTTTNSSSEFVSDSSVPVSSSSGGVLEDLIDSVDQFLREALQNPRERLSVLRMEQDVEKFIRDPLQQQMEFQQLPTSYLRLAAHRVAQHYSLQSMVLLDNTLPDGSGSRIIVRKTSDCRIPLIRLADIPVNLPTEDGLSSSVAKVAIKQRPNKRSQNSGGANSNSTKNNSLKSVEERKEEYNRARARIFSSTSSSSGGKQENEPRMQEVFQQHSPLVTSKIEEVSVPDVSTGRVSVDSSAGSSRSGRVRTEKEPIVRSRSNSRVAIFRDREVERKDPDYDRSYDRYAQRFDPGFGFNGGSYAIQPMYTPVVNYNTEFPQLGSAHRSPISGERQPCALPQHLPGPWVPPSSPAGLGYRPPDAMMTPFSPNHAPHSASTLYMQYPCQRPGMTFIHPHEQVHQHYAQSQQPQPDASFGLARPR; encoded by the exons ATGGCGGGATCAGTCGACGATCTCGGAGCTGCTCCGCCGGATTCATGGGAGGTTGCTGACTTAGACGCTACTATGAGCAGGCTGATGCTTAATTCGAAGcgtgataataataatgataaaaactCGGGTTtgactactactactactactaatagCTCTTCGGAGTTTGTTAGTGATTCTTCAGTTCCGGTGAGTTCGTCTTCCGGCGGTGTGTTGGAGGATCTGATTGATTCTGTTGATCAGTTTCTTCGCGAAGCCTTGCAAAACCCTAGGGAACGCCTTTCAG TGCTGCGGATGGAGCAGGATGTGGAGAAGTTCATTAGAGATCCTTTGCAACAACAGATGGAGTTCCAGCAGTTGCCTACTTCATATCTTCGCTTAGCAGCACATCGTGTGGCTCAACACTATTCACTGCAGTCGATGGTACTACTAGACAACACCCTTCCGGATGGTTCTGGTTCACGGATCATTGTCCGCAAGACTTCTGATTGCCGAATTCCTCTAATACGATTAGCAGATATTCCTGTTAACTTACCAACAGAAGACGGCCTTAGTAGCAGCGTTGCTAAGGTTGCTATCAAACAGAGGCCTAATAAGCGATCACAAAACAGTGGTGGAGCAAACTCAAATTCGACGAAGAACAATAGTTTAAAGAGTGTGGAGGAGAGAAAAGAAGAGTATAATCGAGCCCGTGCAAGAATATTTAGCTCCACCTCCAGCTCTAGTGGTGGGAAACAAGAAAATGAGCCGAGAATGCAGGAAGTTTTCCAGCAGCATAGTCCATTGGTGACTTCAAAGATAGAAGAAGTTTCTGTTCCTGATGTGAGTACTGGAAGGGTTTCAGTTGATTCCTCTGCCGGAAGCAGTAGATCAGGTAGAGTTAGGACAGAGAAGGAGCCAATTGTTAGGTCACGTAGTAATAGTAGAGTGGCCATCTTTCGTGACCGTGAAGTTGAACGAAAGGATCCCGATTATGATAGGAGTTATGACAG ATATGCACAAAGATTTGATCCAGGCTTTGGGTTTAATGGAGGCTCATATGCCATACAGCCGATGTACACACCAGTCGTGAATTACAACACTGAATTTCCTCAGCTTGGTTCAGCACACAGGTCTCCTATCTCTGGTGAACGCCAACCTTGTGCACTTCCTCAACATTTGCCTGGCCCATGGGTTCCACCATCTTCTCCTGCCGGACTAGGCTACCGGCCTCCAGATGCAATGATGACTCCATTTAGTCCCAACCACGCTCCACATTCAGCCTCAACACTATATATGCAGTACCCCTGTCAGCGTCCTGGGATGACATTTATCCATCCTCATGAACAGGTTCATCAACACTATGCACAG TCTCAGCAGCCGCAACCTGATGCAAGTTTTGGATTAGCCCGGCCCCGATGA